One Herbaspirillum rubrisubalbicans genomic window carries:
- a CDS encoding S1 family peptidase: MDDEKKNAPLFGFPWNQAEMDRTFNRGLVTLVAFDDQEKAYGIGTGFVVSHDDTKAVCITAAHVITEIRNIQAPPLRHARSALQEFLPPPRAIDLSRQKVRAISIDGERVEALAVENAIVDEARDIAIITVALQNDESASFFDGEFEVDDSIPQNGALICILSYGDLATDNPVSEDESCRRFVLKQRPILRVGTVVEHYPNGHRLCNGPCIETTIPVYSGMSGGPVFAFAMDGPIRPIGLVCSDPDLDGPDKENRTKSGSSIVALLPCSIEINEAGQRVGKFVFPDAEAAGEIRNLVQPIRDKAAPC; this comes from the coding sequence ATGGATGACGAGAAAAAAAACGCACCCTTGTTCGGATTTCCTTGGAATCAAGCGGAAATGGATCGGACTTTCAATCGTGGATTGGTAACGTTAGTGGCATTCGACGACCAAGAGAAAGCTTATGGGATTGGCACTGGCTTTGTGGTCAGCCACGATGACACGAAAGCCGTGTGCATAACAGCAGCTCATGTCATCACTGAAATTCGAAATATTCAGGCACCACCATTACGCCACGCTCGCTCGGCGCTTCAGGAGTTTCTGCCTCCGCCGCGAGCTATTGATCTTTCGCGGCAAAAAGTGCGCGCAATATCCATCGACGGGGAGCGCGTTGAGGCGCTGGCCGTAGAGAACGCCATCGTTGATGAGGCCAGGGATATCGCGATCATTACTGTGGCTTTGCAGAATGACGAGTCCGCATCATTCTTCGATGGTGAGTTTGAAGTAGACGATAGCATCCCCCAAAATGGCGCCCTGATCTGTATTCTCAGCTATGGAGATCTCGCGACAGACAATCCTGTCTCCGAGGATGAGTCTTGTCGCCGATTTGTATTGAAGCAACGGCCGATCCTACGAGTGGGCACTGTGGTAGAGCATTATCCCAACGGACACCGCCTTTGCAATGGCCCGTGTATTGAGACAACTATACCTGTCTACTCAGGTATGAGCGGTGGACCTGTCTTCGCGTTTGCCATGGACGGGCCAATACGCCCCATTGGACTGGTTTGTTCTGATCCAGATCTTGACGGACCAGATAAAGAGAACCGAACTAAATCGGGTAGTTCTATCGTGGCACTTTTGCCGTGTAGCATTGAGATCAATGAGGCTGGGCAGCGTGTCGGAAAATTTGTATTCCCGGATGCCGAGGCCGCAGGAGAAATACGCAATTTGGTACAACCGATCCGCGATAAAGCTGCACCCTGTTGA
- the gmtX gene encoding gamma-mobile-trio protein GmtX — translation MIPAPRKKSSTAMRSRDSLLTDNDLLQKISDPALRVLLGHIIAEKDRLRGEVKLLRANANVIVDRRVLPGHINVTPKGEVVQMTSSIGLSDTEKQALRQAISIEFLNQEGWSEGANDEILNSRRRKLFDIGFINAIKKTLDS, via the coding sequence ATCATTCCAGCGCCGCGCAAGAAGTCTTCTACCGCCATGCGATCCCGCGACAGTCTGCTGACCGATAATGATTTACTCCAGAAAATTTCTGATCCCGCGTTGCGGGTGCTATTGGGACATATCATTGCCGAGAAAGATCGCCTACGCGGAGAAGTCAAACTACTTCGGGCGAACGCTAACGTAATCGTTGATCGACGTGTCCTACCAGGCCACATCAACGTCACACCGAAAGGCGAAGTAGTCCAGATGACGAGTAGCATCGGCCTGTCAGATACCGAAAAGCAGGCGCTAAGACAAGCCATATCAATAGAATTTTTGAACCAAGAAGGGTGGTCTGAAGGCGCTAACGACGAGATACTAAACTCTCGTCGCAGAAAGCTTTTTGATATCGGTTTCATCAACGCGATCAAGAAAACACTCGATTCGTGA
- a CDS encoding restriction endonuclease yields the protein MKPGSSLEKDVQRVYTFLLNMRDEGVVVGNPVFMTGKSGEQHEIDVYYEFTKAGIRHRVAIECKDWATPVSKGQIQEFESKLRDIGNITGVVVSRNGYQSGAEGFAKYNDILPLRFDDLPSFNKLLAERLKTVALPDEDYPGEPFWIIMETRDGKVTGSHYGTAFPGFKERLIPLTFSRQHAERIFRDANLNPNQWAIRGLPRFALRAFLITLELYEKRMNAGAIICFLPPGATPNAQIVGIRAFREDLIRDYYGEPIPSIEDAVNR from the coding sequence ATGAAACCCGGCTCTTCGCTGGAAAAAGACGTTCAGAGGGTCTACACCTTTCTCCTGAATATGCGGGACGAAGGTGTCGTCGTTGGTAACCCTGTTTTCATGACTGGAAAATCAGGTGAGCAACACGAGATTGATGTGTACTACGAATTCACCAAGGCGGGAATCCGCCATCGAGTTGCCATTGAGTGCAAGGACTGGGCAACGCCAGTATCAAAAGGTCAGATACAAGAATTCGAATCCAAGCTTCGTGATATTGGAAATATTACGGGAGTGGTCGTTTCAAGAAACGGCTACCAAAGTGGTGCAGAAGGATTTGCCAAATACAACGACATACTTCCGCTCCGCTTCGATGATCTACCTTCTTTCAACAAGCTCCTTGCTGAGCGCTTAAAAACAGTTGCCCTGCCGGATGAAGATTATCCTGGTGAGCCATTCTGGATAATTATGGAAACTCGGGATGGAAAGGTTACTGGATCACACTACGGGACAGCCTTCCCCGGATTCAAAGAACGTCTAATCCCTCTTACCTTTTCAAGGCAGCATGCAGAGCGCATTTTCCGAGATGCAAACCTCAATCCTAATCAATGGGCGATTCGAGGACTTCCTCGCTTTGCACTGAGAGCTTTTCTTATCACACTTGAGCTATACGAAAAGAGAATGAATGCTGGTGCTATCATTTGCTTCCTTCCGCCGGGAGCAACTCCCAATGCTCAGATTGTAGGCATTCGTGCGTTCCGAGAAGATCTGATTCGAGATTATTACGGCGAGCCAATTCCATCTATCGAAGATGCGGTCAATCGTTAA
- a CDS encoding NAD-dependent succinate-semialdehyde dehydrogenase, whose translation MYKDVQLFINGEWTASASGRTIDVINPATEEVIGKIAHADRSDLDRALEAAKKGFETWRNMSAFERSKIMRRAADLLRERAEDVARLMTQEQGKPLAEAKMETLGAADTIDWFAEEARRTYGRLVPARVPGAYQMVIKEPVGPVAAFTPWNFPINQVVRKLSAALAAGCSIIVKAPEETPASPAELIRAYADAGVPAGVINLVYGVPAEISEYLIPHPVIKKISFTGSTPVGKQLAALAGQYMKRATMELGGHAPAMVFDDVDVDVAAKTLAMAKFRNAGQVCVSPTRFLVQKGVFNAFVDKFVTYAEQLKVGNGLEAGVNMGPVANKRRIPALEALIDDALAQGAQLRTGGKRIGNKGYFFQPTVLTNIPLNARVMNEEPFGPLALINSFESLDDVIAEANRLPFGLAAYAFAKSAHTKHALAARVESGMLTINHLGLALPELPFGGIKDSGYGSEGGTEAIEAYINTKLVTQLDI comes from the coding sequence ATGTATAAGGACGTACAGCTTTTCATCAACGGTGAATGGACCGCCAGCGCTTCCGGTCGCACCATCGATGTCATCAACCCGGCCACCGAGGAAGTGATCGGCAAGATCGCCCACGCTGACCGCAGCGACCTGGACCGCGCCCTGGAAGCGGCAAAGAAGGGCTTCGAGACCTGGCGCAACATGTCCGCCTTCGAGCGCTCCAAGATCATGCGCCGCGCCGCCGACCTGCTGCGCGAGCGCGCCGAGGACGTGGCGCGCCTGATGACCCAGGAACAAGGCAAGCCGTTGGCCGAAGCCAAGATGGAAACCCTGGGTGCGGCCGATACCATCGACTGGTTCGCCGAGGAAGCGCGTCGCACCTATGGCCGCCTGGTACCGGCCCGCGTGCCGGGCGCCTACCAGATGGTGATCAAGGAGCCGGTCGGCCCGGTGGCCGCCTTCACGCCCTGGAATTTCCCGATCAACCAGGTGGTGCGCAAGCTCTCGGCGGCCCTGGCTGCCGGCTGCTCCATCATCGTCAAGGCCCCGGAAGAAACCCCGGCCTCGCCGGCTGAACTGATCCGCGCCTATGCCGATGCGGGCGTGCCGGCTGGCGTGATCAACCTGGTCTATGGCGTGCCGGCCGAGATCTCGGAATACCTGATCCCGCATCCGGTGATCAAGAAGATTTCCTTCACCGGCTCCACCCCGGTGGGCAAGCAATTGGCGGCGCTGGCCGGCCAGTACATGAAGCGCGCCACCATGGAACTGGGCGGTCATGCGCCGGCCATGGTGTTCGATGACGTCGACGTGGACGTGGCGGCCAAGACTCTGGCCATGGCCAAGTTCCGCAATGCCGGCCAGGTGTGCGTCTCGCCGACCCGCTTCCTGGTGCAGAAGGGTGTGTTCAATGCCTTCGTCGACAAGTTCGTCACCTATGCCGAGCAACTGAAGGTGGGCAATGGCCTGGAAGCCGGCGTGAACATGGGGCCGGTGGCCAACAAGCGGCGCATCCCGGCGCTGGAAGCGCTCATCGACGACGCCCTCGCGCAAGGCGCGCAACTGCGCACCGGTGGCAAACGCATTGGTAACAAGGGTTACTTCTTCCAGCCCACCGTGCTGACCAACATCCCGCTGAACGCCCGCGTGATGAACGAAGAACCCTTCGGCCCACTGGCCCTGATCAATTCCTTCGAGTCCCTTGATGATGTGATCGCCGAAGCCAACCGTCTACCCTTCGGTCTGGCCGCCTATGCCTTCGCCAAGTCGGCGCACACCAAGCACGCCCTGGCGGCGCGCGTGGAAAGCGGCATGTTGACCATCAACCACCTGGGCCTGGCCCTGCCGGAACTGCCCTTCGGCGGCATCAAGGACAGCGGCTACGGTTCCGAAGGCGGTACCGAAGCCATCGAGGCCTACATCAATACCAAGCTGGTGACCCAGTTAGATATTTGA
- a CDS encoding methyl-accepting chemotaxis protein, with translation MLGITKLSIGARLYGVSGLLIAALSALAITSWVQLSQVNQLAHRVGEVRVTQLALIASTELNLTRVMVDLRQALLVKDAAQIRAALADVDAMRKQITDNDNAYLKDVATQEGRDAFDRNWLKLQQVTWPVAEANMALIRDGRTDDAMTMLEQKTAPAFAPLQKWLSEERARQGSSVGQEVLDIGNSANLMRMQLTSLVVVIAIGLSLFSWYIGRVLRSRVVQSQQVAQRVKDGDFTVEVRDDARDEFSPLLHTLGEMQTSLTGVVRSVRGNAEYVATASAEISKGNNDLAQRTESQASALEETAASMEELSTTVTQNVDSAREADSLTKAASDIARKGGEVVSEVVQTMRNINESSKHIADIIGVIDGIAFQTNILALNAAVEAARAGEQGRGFAVVASEVRSLAGRSAEAAKQIKGLITVSVERIEHGTQLVDQAGQTMDEVVASVARVTDIMSRINEASVEQSAGVGQVSEAVTQMDQVTQQNAALVEQTAAAAESLKGQAQQLVNAMSVFKLAQERLTLELVE, from the coding sequence ATGCTGGGGATCACGAAACTTTCCATTGGAGCGCGTCTATACGGGGTCTCGGGGCTGCTCATTGCAGCCTTGAGCGCGCTGGCCATCACCTCATGGGTGCAACTGTCGCAGGTCAACCAGCTGGCGCATCGCGTCGGTGAGGTCCGCGTCACTCAACTGGCCCTCATCGCCAGTACCGAACTGAACCTGACCCGGGTCATGGTGGACTTGCGCCAGGCCTTGCTGGTCAAGGATGCGGCGCAGATCCGTGCAGCGCTGGCCGATGTCGACGCCATGCGCAAGCAGATCACCGACAACGACAATGCCTACCTCAAGGACGTCGCCACCCAGGAAGGGCGGGACGCCTTCGATCGCAACTGGCTCAAGCTGCAGCAAGTCACCTGGCCGGTGGCCGAGGCCAACATGGCGCTCATCCGCGATGGTCGCACCGATGATGCCATGACCATGCTGGAGCAGAAAACCGCACCCGCCTTCGCACCCCTGCAAAAGTGGCTCAGCGAAGAGCGTGCGCGCCAGGGCAGTTCGGTCGGGCAGGAAGTGCTCGACATCGGCAACTCGGCTAATCTGATGCGGATGCAGTTGACCTCGCTGGTGGTGGTCATTGCTATTGGACTGAGTCTGTTCTCCTGGTATATCGGACGGGTGTTGCGCAGCCGCGTGGTGCAATCGCAGCAGGTGGCGCAGCGGGTCAAGGATGGCGACTTCACGGTGGAGGTGCGTGATGATGCCCGCGATGAATTCAGCCCTTTATTGCATACCCTGGGCGAGATGCAGACTTCCCTGACCGGTGTGGTGCGCAGCGTGCGCGGCAACGCTGAATACGTAGCCACGGCCAGCGCCGAGATTTCCAAGGGCAACAACGACCTGGCGCAACGCACTGAATCGCAGGCCTCGGCCCTGGAAGAGACCGCTGCCTCGATGGAAGAACTGAGCACCACGGTCACCCAGAACGTGGACAGCGCGCGCGAAGCCGACAGCCTCACCAAGGCCGCCAGCGATATCGCCAGGAAGGGCGGCGAGGTGGTCTCGGAAGTGGTGCAGACCATGCGCAACATCAACGAAAGCAGCAAGCACATCGCCGACATCATCGGCGTGATCGACGGCATTGCCTTCCAGACCAACATCCTGGCGCTCAATGCGGCGGTGGAAGCGGCCCGTGCCGGCGAGCAGGGCCGCGGCTTTGCGGTGGTGGCCTCCGAAGTGCGCAGCCTGGCCGGACGCTCGGCCGAGGCGGCCAAGCAGATCAAGGGACTCATCACGGTCAGCGTGGAGCGCATCGAACATGGCACGCAACTGGTCGACCAGGCCGGCCAGACCATGGATGAAGTGGTGGCCTCGGTGGCGCGGGTGACCGACATCATGAGCCGCATCAACGAAGCCAGCGTGGAGCAAAGCGCCGGTGTGGGGCAGGTCAGCGAGGCAGTCACCCAGATGGACCAGGTCACGCAGCAGAACGCGGCCCTGGTCGAGCAGACCGCAGCCGCGGCCGAAAGCCTCAAGGGCCAGGCGCAACAATTGGTCAATGCGATGTCGGTGTTCAAGCTGGCCCAGGAACGCTTGACGCTGGAACTGGTGGAGTGA
- a CDS encoding IS3 family transposase, which translates to MRRGCQMIDLPRSTYYYQPRPAAAALGDAELAHLIEDIHDVFPGYGYRRITLELRARGHVVNHKCVARIMREHEVYGHHRRRFKPVAGSETDVTVFPNHYQNIIPTEPDRVWVADITYIRIASGFIYLAVVLDACSRKVIGYALSKRIDTPLALAALTAAYRIRKPVPGTCIHHTDRGCQNASALYRDSLEEFGLIGSMNAPANPYHNAQAESFMKTLKVEEVYLAGYEKFDDVAARLPYFIEEIYNERRMQSALGYQSPNQFEAQLARQAA; encoded by the coding sequence ATCCGACGAGGATGCCAAATGATCGATCTGCCGCGTAGCACCTACTATTATCAGCCCAGGCCGGCTGCTGCCGCACTCGGTGATGCTGAGCTGGCCCATCTGATAGAAGACATCCACGATGTATTCCCGGGCTATGGCTATCGTCGAATCACGTTGGAATTGAGGGCACGCGGGCATGTGGTCAATCACAAGTGCGTAGCCAGGATCATGCGTGAGCACGAAGTATACGGCCATCATCGGCGCAGGTTCAAGCCGGTGGCCGGCTCTGAAACCGACGTCACCGTCTTTCCTAATCACTATCAGAACATCATTCCAACGGAGCCAGATCGTGTCTGGGTTGCCGATATCACCTACATCCGAATAGCATCCGGCTTTATCTACCTGGCCGTTGTTTTGGATGCTTGCAGCCGCAAGGTAATCGGCTACGCTTTATCTAAGCGGATCGACACGCCTTTGGCCCTGGCCGCGCTGACGGCCGCCTACAGAATTCGCAAGCCGGTGCCCGGCACCTGCATTCACCATACGGATCGTGGGTGCCAAAATGCCAGTGCCTTATACCGGGATTCTTTGGAGGAATTTGGTCTGATAGGATCAATGAATGCTCCAGCCAATCCATATCACAACGCCCAGGCGGAGAGCTTCATGAAGACGCTTAAGGTCGAAGAGGTTTATCTGGCCGGATATGAGAAATTCGACGACGTGGCAGCGAGACTGCCATATTTCATCGAAGAGATTTACAACGAACGGCGTATGCAATCGGCGCTGGGCTATCAATCACCTAACCAGTTCGAAGCACAACTTGCTCGGCAAGCGGCTTAG
- a CDS encoding DNA-3-methyladenine glycosylase I has translation MNPSPIRCGWVNLANPRYVDYHDHEWGVPCHDETRLFEMLNLEGAQAGLSWETVLNKRDSYREAFDGWDADKIARYDERRVAQLLANPGIVRNRLKVAATIGNARAYLKLCEEVGGLDPYLWGHVDGQPIVNRWASLADCPAKTPLSDAISKDLARRGFKFVGSTIIYAYLQGVGVINDHVRDCHCHAG, from the coding sequence ATGAATCCATCTCCGATCCGCTGCGGCTGGGTCAACCTCGCCAATCCTCGTTACGTTGACTATCACGACCATGAATGGGGCGTGCCCTGCCACGATGAGACCCGTCTGTTTGAAATGCTGAACCTGGAAGGCGCCCAGGCCGGGCTCTCATGGGAAACCGTACTGAACAAGCGCGACAGTTACCGCGAGGCTTTCGACGGCTGGGACGCCGACAAGATCGCCCGCTACGATGAGCGCCGGGTGGCGCAACTGCTGGCCAATCCCGGCATCGTGCGCAATCGCCTCAAGGTGGCGGCCACCATCGGCAATGCCCGCGCCTATCTCAAGCTGTGCGAGGAAGTGGGCGGGCTCGATCCCTATCTGTGGGGTCATGTCGATGGCCAGCCCATCGTCAACCGCTGGGCGTCGTTGGCCGATTGCCCGGCCAAGACGCCGCTGTCGGACGCCATTTCCAAGGACCTAGCCCGGCGCGGCTTCAAGTTCGTCGGTTCCACCATCATCTACGCCTATCTGCAGGGCGTGGGCGTGATCAACGACCACGTACGCGATTGCCATTGCCATGCCGGCTAA
- a CDS encoding integrase core domain-containing protein — protein sequence MRRSVPRLVLVIEDWRQHYNKVRPHSSLNYQTPEAFSKKIGNTLSTEAIPN from the coding sequence ATGCGGCGTTCCGTTCCCAGGCTGGTGCTTGTGATTGAGGACTGGAGGCAGCACTACAATAAGGTTCGTCCTCATTCCAGCTTGAACTACCAGACGCCGGAAGCGTTCAGCAAGAAAATAGGAAACACTTTATCAACCGAAGCTATTCCAAATTAA
- a CDS encoding transposase, with protein sequence MASRGPYRRHSPQFKIQICSDIRSGKIGRREALKTHNLSANLLQMWLGQFDRGELDAEDAAASTVAEYEAHIAALERKVGQLTMELDLLKKTPRLRLVSNSENSSIISGPKLAPSDEDAK encoded by the coding sequence ATGGCATCACGAGGTCCATATCGGCGGCACAGCCCGCAATTCAAGATACAGATATGCAGCGATATTCGCAGCGGCAAGATTGGGCGACGCGAGGCGCTCAAGACTCATAACTTGTCGGCCAATCTCTTGCAGATGTGGCTAGGGCAGTTTGATCGCGGTGAACTGGATGCAGAAGATGCTGCTGCGTCGACGGTTGCAGAGTACGAGGCACATATTGCTGCGTTGGAACGGAAGGTAGGCCAGCTGACGATGGAGTTGGATCTCCTTAAAAAAACACCTCGGCTACGACTCGTCAGCAACAGCGAGAACTCATCGATCATCAGCGGCCCCAAGCTTGCTCCATCCGACGAGGATGCCAAATGA
- a CDS encoding DNA translocase FtsK, translating into MIFVKWFGWSVLWLLPLLLRTVVRALGRKSLFGGRGAIRLWCGSLLLLAASAALESLIRAQLSSSDDGPSAALFGAALMEGLGGKINKWLAALLMLGLLALGLKWLLGAIFSRTAVSERDDHPELDLGPPRRGSIESERVRLSSLHAHGGSGARSSFPAASERRPPVSRAPSPTRGPAASPFEPRPRPARLTPAAPPTPPAPRPAEGAARDDWKVPLSAITGNHPRQQHTGPGGQGGQGGKWPSLNPRQAGPAAKPRPESEWAAFESLRPTEAMLARAAASRAISAASAAADASLSRASNPTPPIRPIPSSIARGNPTSTMPPSPATRSIRISSVGRAGQPPGATAGTPTERADLVPTRLMRSLQESSTPEPLPQPAPIVPLAQQAPAEPMVPPSSLPPVSTPTALPPAPEPEPVQQEPIDLGTFNAPWFDMLPDPVPAPSPLQAAPTPSFTVHQPPAVPHYTQPAALSYGAQEDEPHVDIPLPSLDLLDEVPESRIEIDPQQLEETGRLIEQRLREFKVPVTVLGAEAGPVITRFEVEPAQGVRGAQVVNLMKDLSRALGLTSIRVVETIPGKTCMGLELPNARRQMIKLSEIVHSQAYRKSASHLTIAMGKDITGTPVVTDLARAPHMLVAGTTGSGKSVAINAMILSLLYKATPEEVRLIMIDPKMLELSIYEGIPHLLAPVVTDMREAAHALNWAVEEMERRYKKMSKLGVRNLAGYNQKLDEAAARGEKIPNPFSLTPDAPEPLEKLPTIVIVIDELADLMMVVGKKVEELIARLAQKARAAGIHLILATQRPSVDVITGLIKANIPTRVAFQVSSKIDSRTVLDQMGAESLLGHGDMLFLPPGSGYPQRVHGAFVSDEEVHRVVEYLKSFGEPRYIEEILAPPISEDTAQADMFAGGEGGDAESDPLYDEAVAFVLKTRRASISSVQRQLRIGYNRAARLVEQMETAGVLSAMSRNGSRDILVPPSGGEE; encoded by the coding sequence ATGATTTTCGTCAAATGGTTTGGCTGGTCGGTCCTCTGGCTGCTGCCGCTGCTGCTGCGCACGGTAGTGCGCGCGCTCGGCCGCAAGTCGCTCTTCGGGGGCCGCGGCGCCATTCGCCTGTGGTGCGGCAGCCTGTTGTTGCTGGCGGCCAGCGCTGCGCTGGAGTCGCTGATCCGCGCCCAACTCAGTTCCAGCGATGATGGCCCCAGTGCGGCGCTGTTCGGCGCGGCCCTCATGGAGGGCCTGGGCGGCAAGATCAACAAATGGCTGGCGGCCCTGCTGATGCTGGGCTTGCTGGCGCTGGGCCTGAAATGGCTGCTGGGGGCCATCTTCAGCCGGACTGCTGTCAGCGAGCGGGACGATCATCCCGAACTGGACCTGGGCCCGCCGCGCCGCGGCAGCATCGAAAGCGAACGGGTGCGCTTGAGCAGCCTGCACGCCCATGGGGGCAGTGGTGCGCGCAGCAGTTTCCCGGCCGCGAGCGAGCGTCGCCCCCCGGTCAGCCGTGCGCCTTCGCCCACCCGCGGGCCGGCCGCTTCGCCATTCGAACCGCGTCCGCGCCCGGCCCGGCTGACCCCGGCCGCGCCACCGACGCCGCCCGCGCCCCGTCCGGCTGAGGGCGCAGCCCGCGATGACTGGAAAGTCCCGCTCTCGGCCATCACCGGAAACCATCCTCGCCAGCAACACACGGGGCCAGGCGGGCAGGGTGGCCAGGGTGGCAAATGGCCTTCGCTCAATCCCCGTCAAGCCGGCCCGGCTGCCAAGCCCCGTCCCGAATCCGAATGGGCGGCCTTCGAAAGCCTGCGTCCGACCGAGGCCATGCTGGCTCGCGCCGCCGCCAGCCGCGCTATCTCCGCGGCCAGCGCAGCGGCCGATGCGAGTCTGTCACGGGCCAGCAATCCGACGCCACCGATTCGTCCCATTCCCTCCTCGATTGCCCGTGGCAACCCGACCTCGACCATGCCGCCGTCACCGGCCACCCGCAGCATCCGCATCAGTAGCGTGGGCCGCGCTGGCCAGCCGCCCGGTGCCACTGCAGGCACGCCGACCGAGCGTGCCGACCTGGTGCCGACGCGCCTGATGCGCTCGCTGCAGGAGAGCAGCACGCCTGAACCGTTGCCGCAGCCGGCCCCCATCGTGCCGCTGGCGCAGCAAGCGCCTGCCGAGCCCATGGTGCCGCCGTCAAGCTTGCCGCCGGTGTCCACACCCACGGCCTTGCCGCCAGCCCCCGAGCCTGAACCGGTCCAACAGGAACCGATCGACCTGGGCACCTTCAATGCACCCTGGTTCGACATGCTGCCCGATCCTGTGCCTGCTCCGTCTCCTCTTCAGGCGGCACCGACGCCTTCCTTCACGGTGCATCAGCCGCCCGCCGTGCCGCACTATACGCAGCCGGCTGCCCTGTCCTATGGCGCGCAGGAAGACGAGCCGCACGTGGACATTCCCTTGCCCTCGCTGGACCTGCTTGATGAAGTGCCGGAGTCGCGCATCGAAATCGATCCCCAGCAACTGGAGGAAACCGGTCGCCTGATCGAACAGCGCTTGCGCGAATTCAAGGTGCCGGTGACCGTACTGGGCGCCGAGGCCGGCCCGGTGATTACCCGCTTCGAGGTGGAACCGGCGCAGGGCGTGCGCGGCGCCCAGGTGGTGAACCTGATGAAGGATCTGTCCCGCGCCCTGGGCCTGACCTCCATCCGCGTGGTCGAGACCATCCCCGGCAAGACCTGCATGGGCCTGGAGTTGCCCAATGCGCGCCGGCAGATGATCAAGCTTTCCGAGATCGTGCATTCGCAGGCTTATCGCAAGTCGGCTTCGCATCTCACCATTGCCATGGGCAAGGACATCACCGGCACCCCCGTGGTGACCGACCTGGCGCGCGCGCCGCACATGTTGGTGGCCGGTACCACCGGTTCGGGCAAGTCGGTGGCCATCAATGCCATGATCCTCTCGCTGCTCTACAAGGCCACCCCCGAGGAAGTGCGCCTGATCATGATCGACCCCAAGATGCTGGAGCTGTCGATCTATGAAGGCATCCCGCACCTGCTGGCGCCGGTGGTGACCGACATGCGCGAAGCGGCGCACGCCCTGAACTGGGCGGTGGAAGAGATGGAACGGCGCTACAAGAAGATGTCCAAGCTGGGCGTGCGCAACCTGGCCGGCTACAACCAGAAGCTCGATGAAGCCGCCGCCCGTGGCGAGAAGATTCCCAATCCCTTCAGCCTCACGCCGGACGCGCCCGAGCCGTTGGAAAAGCTGCCCACCATCGTCATCGTCATCGATGAACTGGCCGACCTGATGATGGTGGTCGGCAAGAAGGTCGAAGAGTTGATCGCCCGCCTGGCGCAGAAGGCGCGTGCGGCCGGCATCCACCTGATCCTGGCCACCCAGCGCCCATCGGTGGATGTGATCACTGGCCTGATCAAGGCCAATATCCCGACCCGCGTGGCCTTCCAGGTCTCGTCCAAGATCGACTCGCGCACCGTGCTGGACCAGATGGGAGCCGAGTCGCTGCTGGGCCATGGCGACATGCTGTTCCTGCCGCCCGGCTCGGGTTATCCGCAGCGCGTGCATGGCGCCTTCGTATCAGATGAGGAAGTGCACCGCGTGGTGGAATACCTGAAGTCCTTCGGCGAGCCACGCTACATCGAAGAAATCCTGGCGCCTCCGATATCAGAGGACACCGCACAGGCCGACATGTTTGCCGGCGGCGAGGGCGGCGATGCCGAATCCGATCCGCTCTACGACGAAGCCGTGGCTTTCGTGCTCAAGACGCGCCGCGCCTCCATCTCCTCGGTGCAGCGTCAATTGCGCATCGGCTACAACCGCGCTGCGCGGCTGGTAGAGCAGATGGAAACGGCCGGCGTGCTCTCGGCCATGTCGCGCAATGGCAGCCGCGATATCCTGGTGCCGCCTTCAGGGGGCGAGGAATAA